A genome region from Flavobacterium sp. CFS9 includes the following:
- a CDS encoding TonB-dependent receptor produces MKNIITSIVLAFSVYGYSQTEKGKDSIVETSINVLDEIVITKKKVLYTQKSDRLVFNVENSIVSEGGTALDVLSRAPGVVVSQDGELSIRGQQGVGVMINGKLTQLSQKELANYLKSTTSSNIKQIEVITNPSSKYDATGKAGIINIVLKKPNTGGLKGTVFTNYGRARKNRTNSGVNLSYNKDKFGVYGNYSYTFRGEEERKEFDQIQYTDNTRQTISTNNHQTSITNEPLTSNNFKIGTTYEVSPKTNLEVYIDAKLGRYENIANGRNTLLNASNQVQFDALTFNDSKEKWNDYTYGFSGVHKFNTEGKNMSFDFEYETSKFRSNQFQSAKNTDPATVNINDRRGFIPSQLSVFTGKIDFVNPLKEKQSIEWGAKASVKNNDNPSVYEYYDNNQWVVDPNSTNHFEYKEQIYAAYANYKYQLEKLNIQGGLRTEYTAIEIVQKTLNETHKDDYLKWFPSVSLKYELNSNHSLHASYSKRINRPSQFDLNPFRFYDDSFNYSQGNPNLVPEITHSTEIGYAWKSAFMASLYFSKTKDVFTEVYDYNPANNTTVTSQINVSKSFNYGVNITNTAEIYKWWSVNTLFNVFENKFMGNVVNTDKIDPIVTLNLSIQNSFTITDSLKAEANAQYQSKSNLGIYERDAFFDFSIGISKQVLAKKGSIKFNITDIFNTNNFHINSVIAQTSINKRYDLDNRIATIAFTYRI; encoded by the coding sequence ATGAAGAATATTATAACATCTATTGTACTTGCCTTTTCAGTCTACGGATATTCGCAGACGGAAAAAGGAAAAGACAGCATTGTCGAAACCTCGATTAATGTTTTAGATGAAATTGTAATCACAAAAAAGAAAGTTTTATATACTCAGAAATCAGATCGACTGGTTTTTAATGTAGAAAATAGTATTGTTTCTGAAGGCGGTACTGCCTTAGACGTTTTATCACGTGCTCCGGGCGTTGTCGTTTCTCAGGATGGCGAATTATCGATTCGTGGGCAGCAAGGTGTCGGAGTGATGATCAATGGGAAGTTAACACAGCTTTCGCAAAAAGAACTTGCCAATTATTTAAAGTCAACTACCTCATCCAATATCAAGCAAATTGAAGTGATTACTAATCCTTCTTCTAAATATGATGCGACCGGTAAAGCCGGAATTATTAATATTGTTCTAAAGAAACCTAATACGGGCGGACTTAAAGGAACGGTGTTCACTAATTACGGAAGAGCCCGTAAAAACAGAACCAATTCCGGTGTTAATTTAAGTTATAACAAAGACAAATTTGGCGTTTACGGAAACTACAGTTACACCTTTAGAGGGGAGGAAGAACGTAAAGAATTCGACCAGATTCAATATACTGACAATACACGTCAGACTATTTCGACAAACAACCATCAGACCTCCATTACAAACGAACCGCTGACTTCGAATAATTTTAAAATTGGAACCACTTATGAGGTTTCTCCTAAAACGAATTTAGAAGTATATATTGATGCCAAACTGGGGCGTTACGAAAACATCGCCAACGGAAGAAATACATTGCTGAATGCTTCGAATCAGGTGCAATTTGATGCTCTGACCTTCAACGACAGTAAAGAGAAGTGGAACGATTATACGTATGGCTTTTCCGGAGTTCATAAATTTAATACCGAGGGCAAAAACATGTCTTTTGATTTCGAGTATGAAACGTCGAAATTCAGATCGAATCAGTTTCAAAGTGCAAAAAATACAGATCCTGCGACAGTCAACATTAATGACCGTAGAGGTTTTATTCCGTCGCAATTGAGTGTTTTTACGGGGAAAATTGATTTCGTTAATCCGTTAAAGGAAAAGCAATCTATCGAATGGGGAGCTAAAGCCAGCGTTAAAAACAATGACAATCCATCGGTTTACGAATATTACGACAATAATCAGTGGGTTGTTGATCCTAACTCAACCAATCATTTTGAGTACAAAGAACAGATTTATGCTGCTTATGCCAATTATAAATACCAACTGGAAAAGTTAAATATTCAGGGAGGGTTAAGAACGGAATATACTGCGATTGAGATAGTACAAAAAACTTTAAATGAAACTCATAAGGACGATTATTTAAAATGGTTTCCGAGTGTTTCTTTAAAATACGAGTTAAACAGCAATCATTCTCTACATGCCTCTTACAGTAAAAGAATCAACAGACCGAGTCAGTTTGATTTGAATCCGTTCCGTTTTTACGATGATTCGTTTAACTATTCACAGGGAAATCCGAATCTGGTTCCTGAGATTACACATTCGACGGAAATTGGATATGCCTGGAAAAGTGCTTTTATGGCTTCGTTGTATTTCAGTAAAACCAAAGATGTTTTTACAGAGGTTTACGATTACAATCCCGCCAACAACACTACTGTAACTTCCCAAATTAACGTGAGCAAATCCTTTAATTATGGCGTAAATATTACCAATACAGCCGAAATTTACAAATGGTGGTCAGTAAACACTCTTTTCAATGTTTTTGAGAACAAGTTTATGGGGAATGTGGTAAACACAGATAAAATTGATCCTATCGTTACTTTAAATCTGAGTATACAGAACTCCTTTACGATCACCGATAGCCTGAAAGCTGAAGCTAATGCACAGTATCAATCCAAATCGAATCTGGGTATTTATGAAAGAGATGCTTTTTTTGATTTTAGTATTGGAATCTCAAAACAGGTACTGGCTAAGAAAGGAAGTATCAAATTTAATATTACGGACATTTTTAATACCAATAATTTTCATATCAATTCAGTCATAGCTCAAACGAGCATCAATAAAAGATATGATCTGGACAACCGTATTGCTACTATAGCGTTTACGTACAGAATTTAA
- the gldA gene encoding gliding motility-associated ABC transporter ATP-binding subunit GldA codes for MSIAVHNISKSYGTQKALNEISFSIEKGEIVGFLGPNGAGKSTLMKILTTYLLADNGSALVNGHDVMTNAKAVQRSIGYLPEHNPLYLDLYVREYLAFNADVYQVPKSRIEEVIQLTGLSGESHKKIGQLSKGYRQRVGLANALLHNPEVLILDEPTTGLDPNQLMEIRNVIKNVGKDKTVFLSTHIMQEVEAICDRVIIIDKGQIVADKKLDHLVSEDKEQVIEVEFDYQVEEQLLAKLENITAYKNTHDMTWELTFIAEKDMRPAIFDFANENGLKTLQLNQKNKNLEAVFREITK; via the coding sequence ATGTCGATAGCAGTACACAACATATCAAAAAGTTACGGAACGCAAAAAGCGCTAAATGAAATTTCATTCTCTATTGAAAAAGGAGAAATCGTCGGATTTTTGGGTCCAAACGGAGCCGGAAAATCTACATTAATGAAAATTTTGACGACCTATTTACTGGCAGATAACGGCTCAGCCCTTGTAAACGGTCATGATGTCATGACGAATGCAAAGGCAGTTCAACGTTCTATTGGCTATTTACCGGAGCATAATCCGTTGTATCTGGATTTGTATGTTCGTGAATATTTGGCTTTTAATGCCGATGTTTATCAGGTTCCGAAATCAAGAATTGAAGAAGTCATACAACTGACAGGACTGTCAGGTGAAAGTCATAAAAAAATAGGACAGCTCTCCAAAGGATACCGCCAGCGTGTGGGACTTGCCAATGCTTTATTGCACAATCCGGAGGTTTTAATTCTGGACGAACCTACTACCGGACTGGATCCTAACCAGTTAATGGAAATTCGAAATGTTATCAAAAATGTAGGGAAAGATAAAACCGTTTTTCTGTCTACTCATATCATGCAGGAAGTTGAAGCCATTTGCGATCGTGTCATTATTATTGACAAAGGACAAATTGTTGCTGACAAAAAATTAGACCACCTGGTATCTGAAGACAAAGAACAAGTGATCGAGGTAGAGTTTGATTATCAGGTAGAAGAGCAGCTTTTGGCAAAACTTGAAAACATTACGGCCTACAAAAACACACATGACATGACCTGGGAGCTGACTTTTATTGCCGAAAAAGACATGCGTCCGGCTATTTTTGATTTTGCCAATGAAAATGGTTTAAAAACATTACAACTGAACCAGAAAAATAAAAATCTCGAAGCTGTTTTTAGAGAAATTACAAAATAG
- a CDS encoding outer membrane beta-barrel protein: MKKMLVVLALAMVSFANAQKGTILVGGGIGYTSQTRTLGNNEVKTNEFDFSPKVGYQFHDNWTVGGEASFGSSKTEQGVNEVKNNTTKLGAFLRYTMPLNQTFAFFAELGTGFQSAKDKTYTGPMTSTAKADGMYIGITPALFIDMKKGFGLNFNIGGLGYNTLNYDNNGPEVKNFNFNFGRTFNIGVSKNF, translated from the coding sequence ATGAAAAAAATGTTGGTGGTTCTTGCATTAGCTATGGTTAGCTTTGCAAACGCACAAAAAGGAACAATCTTAGTTGGTGGTGGTATTGGTTACACTTCTCAAACCAGAACTTTAGGAAACAATGAGGTTAAAACGAATGAATTTGATTTTTCTCCAAAAGTAGGTTACCAATTTCACGACAACTGGACTGTAGGGGGTGAGGCTTCTTTTGGTTCAAGCAAAACTGAGCAAGGAGTAAATGAAGTGAAAAACAACACTACTAAATTAGGTGCGTTTTTACGTTACACTATGCCATTAAACCAAACTTTCGCATTCTTCGCTGAATTAGGAACAGGTTTTCAAAGTGCAAAAGACAAAACGTACACTGGACCAATGACTTCAACTGCTAAAGCTGACGGTATGTACATTGGTATTACACCAGCTCTTTTCATCGATATGAAAAAAGGTTTTGGTTTAAACTTTAACATTGGTGGTTTAGGGTACAACACTTTAAACTATGATAACAATGGACCAGAAGTTAAAAACTTCAATTTTAATTTTGGTAGAACATTTAACATTGGAGTTTCTAAAAACTTCTAA
- a CDS encoding deoxyguanosinetriphosphate triphosphohydrolase translates to MNWEQLLSLKRQGDTSKRLRVEQDDTRLGFEVDYDRIIFSAAFRSLQDKTQVIPLSKTDFVHTRLTHSLEVSVVGRSLGRLVGKKIIEKYPHLKEVHGYHMNDFGAIVAAASLAHDIGNPPFGHSGEKAIGEYFSIGNGLKYKDQLTAKQWQDLIDFEGNANGFSVLTASRPGIEGGLRISYATLGAFMKYPKESLPKKPTQNIADKKYGFFQADKSFFEEVANDMGMIVNKTGDDIGFERHPLAYLVEAADDICYTIIDFEDGINLGLVSEDYALEYLIKLVKDNIGVAKYKTLTTKEDRISYLRALAIGTLINDAVNVFIENEEAILEGKFPFALTDKSKYKAQMDDIIKLSVDKIYQSREVVEKEIVGYQIIQTLLDKFITAFNNKYEGTASNYDKLLLKMLPEKHHLEKTNLYERLLHICHYVSLLTDGNALELFETINGRKTN, encoded by the coding sequence ATGAACTGGGAACAACTTTTATCACTCAAACGCCAAGGCGATACCAGCAAAAGATTACGTGTAGAACAGGACGATACCCGATTGGGTTTTGAAGTTGATTATGACAGAATAATCTTTTCGGCGGCATTTCGCTCTTTACAGGATAAGACACAAGTTATTCCGCTTTCGAAAACCGATTTTGTGCATACCAGATTGACACACAGTTTAGAGGTTTCGGTGGTCGGACGTTCACTAGGACGTTTGGTTGGGAAAAAAATTATTGAAAAATATCCTCATCTAAAAGAAGTTCACGGGTATCACATGAACGATTTTGGTGCTATCGTCGCCGCAGCTTCTCTGGCGCATGATATAGGAAATCCTCCTTTTGGACACTCAGGAGAAAAAGCAATTGGAGAGTATTTTTCGATCGGAAACGGTTTAAAATACAAAGACCAATTAACGGCTAAACAATGGCAGGATTTAATTGATTTTGAAGGAAATGCCAATGGATTTTCGGTGCTTACGGCAAGTCGTCCGGGAATTGAGGGAGGACTTCGAATTTCGTATGCTACGCTTGGCGCTTTTATGAAATATCCGAAAGAAAGTTTACCTAAAAAGCCTACTCAGAATATTGCCGATAAAAAATACGGTTTCTTTCAGGCCGATAAATCTTTTTTTGAAGAAGTGGCCAATGACATGGGCATGATTGTCAATAAAACAGGAGATGATATTGGTTTCGAAAGACATCCGTTGGCTTATTTGGTTGAAGCAGCCGATGATATCTGCTATACCATTATTGATTTTGAAGACGGGATAAATCTGGGATTAGTTTCAGAAGATTATGCCTTAGAATATTTGATTAAACTGGTAAAAGACAATATCGGAGTAGCCAAATACAAGACTTTAACAACAAAAGAAGACCGAATTAGTTATTTACGTGCTTTGGCTATCGGAACGTTGATTAATGACGCTGTAAATGTTTTCATCGAGAATGAAGAGGCTATTTTGGAAGGGAAATTTCCTTTTGCCTTAACGGATAAGAGTAAATACAAAGCACAGATGGATGATATAATCAAACTAAGTGTCGATAAAATCTACCAGAGCCGTGAGGTGGTTGAAAAAGAAATTGTAGGGTATCAGATTATTCAAACCCTGTTGGATAAATTTATAACGGCTTTCAACAACAAATACGAAGGAACAGCTTCAAACTACGATAAACTGCTTTTGAAAATGCTGCCTGAAAAGCATCATTTAGAAAAAACCAATTTATACGAGCGTTTGCTGCACATCTGTCATTATGTTTCTTTGTTAACAGACGGAAATGCACTGGAGCTGTTTGAAACGATCAATGGCAGAAAAACCAATTAA
- a CDS encoding DUF3078 domain-containing protein produces MKLLRSALLLLLLLCTSNNFAQIIQTTLDPGELPAPPSNWTKKNQLGFDISEIAFVNWSAGGTSSISGLFKGEFNRTYIKGNHKWANELIVKYGLNQQDGTELRKTDDAFLFNSTYGFRKDTISNWYYSAKFNFNTQFTDGYNYPNKDVAISRPFAPAYVFLGAGAENSDKKKNRTLYFSPFTLKTTLVLDQALANQGAFGVRKATYIVDPMDPNSKILVENGQKVKAEFGILLTGYMKSEIFKNIFYENRLSLYTDYLNKFGNVDIDYDTRLDLVVNAYVKANIGVHLVYDDDIKTKKDFFDPATGTTSQVNNGPRAQLRQVLGVGLVYAFQ; encoded by the coding sequence ATGAAATTATTGCGTTCTGCCCTTTTGCTTTTGCTGCTTTTGTGTACTTCAAATAACTTTGCTCAAATTATACAAACGACATTGGATCCTGGCGAATTACCTGCACCGCCATCAAACTGGACCAAAAAAAATCAACTGGGCTTTGACATTTCCGAAATTGCTTTTGTAAACTGGAGTGCGGGGGGAACAAGCTCGATCTCGGGACTTTTCAAAGGTGAGTTTAACCGAACTTACATCAAAGGGAACCACAAATGGGCCAATGAACTTATTGTAAAATACGGTTTAAACCAGCAGGACGGTACCGAACTCCGTAAAACTGATGATGCTTTTCTATTCAATTCGACTTACGGTTTTAGAAAAGATACGATTTCAAATTGGTACTACTCGGCGAAATTCAACTTCAATACTCAATTTACCGACGGATACAACTACCCTAACAAGGATGTTGCTATCTCCAGACCTTTTGCACCGGCTTATGTCTTCCTTGGAGCCGGAGCTGAAAATTCAGATAAAAAGAAAAACCGAACCTTATATTTCTCTCCTTTTACCTTAAAAACTACCTTAGTTCTCGATCAGGCTTTAGCGAATCAGGGAGCTTTTGGTGTGCGAAAAGCGACTTATATAGTGGACCCAATGGACCCAAACTCTAAAATTTTAGTTGAAAACGGACAGAAGGTAAAAGCCGAATTTGGTATTCTGCTTACCGGATACATGAAAAGTGAGATTTTTAAAAATATATTCTACGAAAATCGTTTGAGTTTGTATACCGATTATCTAAACAAATTTGGAAACGTCGATATAGATTACGATACCCGTTTGGATCTTGTGGTAAATGCTTATGTAAAAGCAAATATTGGTGTACATCTGGTGTATGATGATGATATCAAAACCAAAAAAGACTTTTTTGATCCTGCTACCGGAACAACTTCACAAGTCAACAACGGACCAAGAGCCCAGCTAAGACAAGTCTTAGGTGTGGGTCTGGTGTATGCTTTTCAATAA
- a CDS encoding 1-deoxy-D-xylulose-5-phosphate synthase produces MKSNLLSNIYNPADLRLLTEAQLSKVAQELRDFIIDVVSVKEGHLGSSLGVIELTIALHYVFNTPDDLLVWDVGHQAYGHKILTERREVFHTNRQLEGISGFPKRSESIYDTFGVGHSSTSISAALGMAIASKLKGDFNKQHIAVIGDASIASGMAFEGLNHAGVTDANLLVILNDNAIGIDPSVGALKKYLTAVKNGKNPKQNNIIKSLNFDYSGPIDGHDLPALIKELNRLKKIKGPKFLHIVTTKGKGLQQAEENQVKYHAPGKFDASTGEVYAKSEENLPPKYQDVFGLTILDLAKKNEKIIGITPAMPSGSSLKFMMDEIPERAFDVGIAEQHAVTLAAGMVTQGMTVYCNIYSTFLQRAYDQVIHDVALQNLPVIFCLDRAGLVGEDGATHHGLFDIAYLRAIPNLIIYAPLNEIDLQNILYTAQLGLNHPIAIRYPRGRGVIPNWEVENFGHYKKIEIGTANCLKEGTKTAVLSTGTIGNNVIEAINESHNSETIAHYDFPSIKPLDINTLTTILSSFERIITVEDGTINGGFGSAILEFAASHNFKNTIEVLGIPDTFIEHGTVNQLQQLCKIDVKSLINLFSNDTK; encoded by the coding sequence ATGAAAAGTAACTTACTCTCCAACATATACAATCCCGCTGATTTACGCTTATTAACAGAAGCGCAGCTTTCTAAGGTTGCACAGGAATTACGCGATTTTATTATTGATGTTGTTTCGGTTAAAGAAGGGCATTTAGGCTCCAGTCTGGGTGTAATCGAATTGACCATTGCACTTCATTATGTGTTTAATACTCCCGACGATTTATTGGTTTGGGATGTGGGACATCAGGCCTACGGACATAAAATTTTGACGGAAAGAAGGGAAGTTTTTCACACGAACAGACAGCTTGAAGGTATTTCCGGTTTTCCGAAAAGAAGCGAAAGTATTTACGACACATTTGGCGTAGGACATTCCTCCACTTCTATCTCGGCGGCACTTGGAATGGCCATTGCTTCAAAACTAAAAGGCGATTTCAATAAACAGCATATAGCCGTAATTGGTGATGCATCGATTGCTTCAGGAATGGCTTTTGAAGGCTTGAATCATGCCGGGGTTACGGATGCCAATCTTTTGGTCATTCTAAACGATAATGCCATCGGGATTGATCCAAGTGTAGGAGCTTTGAAAAAGTATTTAACGGCTGTTAAGAACGGGAAAAACCCAAAACAGAATAACATCATCAAGTCATTAAACTTTGATTATTCGGGACCAATTGACGGTCATGATCTTCCAGCCCTGATCAAAGAACTTAATCGTTTAAAAAAAATAAAAGGTCCTAAATTCCTGCACATTGTAACCACAAAAGGAAAAGGTTTACAGCAGGCTGAAGAAAATCAGGTAAAATATCATGCTCCGGGGAAATTTGATGCTTCAACCGGAGAAGTCTATGCTAAATCAGAAGAAAATTTACCTCCTAAATATCAGGATGTTTTTGGTCTGACGATCTTAGATTTAGCCAAAAAGAACGAAAAAATCATCGGAATCACTCCGGCAATGCCATCCGGAAGTTCTCTTAAATTTATGATGGATGAGATTCCAGAACGTGCTTTTGACGTTGGAATAGCCGAACAGCATGCGGTAACACTTGCGGCAGGAATGGTTACTCAGGGAATGACGGTTTACTGCAATATTTATTCGACTTTTTTACAGCGTGCTTACGATCAGGTCATTCACGATGTTGCACTGCAAAACTTGCCTGTTATTTTTTGTCTCGACCGCGCCGGATTAGTAGGCGAAGATGGAGCAACACATCATGGCCTTTTTGACATTGCTTATTTACGTGCCATTCCGAACCTGATTATTTATGCTCCTCTCAACGAAATTGACTTACAGAATATTTTATATACGGCACAATTAGGGCTAAATCATCCCATCGCCATTCGATATCCAAGGGGCCGGGGCGTCATCCCAAATTGGGAAGTAGAAAATTTCGGACATTATAAAAAAATTGAAATTGGTACAGCAAATTGTTTAAAAGAGGGCACAAAAACAGCCGTTTTGTCTACGGGAACAATTGGAAATAATGTGATCGAAGCAATAAACGAATCTCACAATTCCGAGACCATCGCTCATTACGACTTCCCATCCATCAAACCACTAGACATCAATACATTAACCACTATTTTATCAAGCTTCGAGAGGATCATTACAGTCGAAGACGGTACTATAAACGGTGGTTTTGGAAGTGCCATTTTGGAGTTTGCGGCCTCACATAATTTCAAAAATACCATCGAAGTTTTGGGTATTCCGGACACGTTTATAGAGCATGGAACGGTGAATCAGTTACAACAATTGTGTAAAATTGACGTTAAAAGTTTAATAAATCTTTTTTCAAACGATACAAAATAA
- a CDS encoding energy transducer TonB has product MMNKRRKITIPEPCQENWDKMTPKDNGRFCLSCTKTVVDFTKMSTEEIQHYFISYQNKSICGRFKNTQIDNVIIHIPSRVLYSQTQYHKMFLLALFIAMGTTLFSCQDQNGNKQKIDKVEVVPAEHKNYTTGIAITPANDSALTNTPNGTYAIIYNSSDLDILPVPKNGMKKFQKFFIKNYTAPSKTKIDPDKTTVVFVIEKDGSLTNFNIIKNTSIENGKEAIRVLEKGPKWLPGKFKNKIVRSTYTLSIPFEQ; this is encoded by the coding sequence ATGATGAACAAAAGACGCAAAATTACTATTCCTGAGCCGTGCCAAGAAAACTGGGATAAAATGACTCCAAAAGACAATGGGAGATTTTGCCTAAGCTGTACCAAAACTGTAGTTGATTTCACAAAAATGTCAACAGAAGAAATTCAGCATTATTTTATTTCATATCAAAATAAAAGTATCTGCGGAAGATTCAAAAATACACAGATTGACAATGTAATTATTCATATTCCGAGTCGTGTTTTATACTCGCAAACGCAATACCACAAAATGTTTTTGCTGGCATTGTTTATTGCGATGGGGACTACATTATTCAGCTGTCAGGATCAAAACGGTAATAAACAAAAAATTGACAAAGTTGAAGTAGTACCTGCAGAACATAAAAACTATACAACTGGTATAGCGATTACACCTGCGAATGATTCTGCATTAACAAACACTCCAAATGGTACGTATGCTATTATTTACAACTCAAGTGACTTGGATATTTTACCTGTTCCAAAAAATGGAATGAAGAAATTTCAAAAGTTTTTCATTAAAAATTATACTGCTCCAAGTAAAACGAAAATAGATCCGGACAAAACAACTGTGGTATTTGTAATAGAAAAAGATGGCAGTTTAACTAATTTCAATATTATTAAAAACACATCAATAGAAAACGGTAAAGAAGCAATAAGAGTTTTAGAAAAAGGCCCCAAATGGCTTCCTGGAAAATTTAAAAATAAAATTGTTCGCTCGACTTATACTTTATCAATTCCATTTGAACAGTAA
- a CDS encoding nucleoside deaminase, translated as MINPFTDEYFMKKALQEAEMAFEKGEIPVGAIIVVADKIIARSHNLTELLNDVTAHAEMQAITAAANFLGGKYLKDCTLYVTLEPCQMCAGALYWSQISKIVFGARDEHRGFMTMGTKLHPKTTVVSGVMANEAADLMKRFFVERRK; from the coding sequence ATGATAAATCCTTTCACCGACGAGTATTTTATGAAAAAAGCTTTGCAGGAAGCTGAAATGGCTTTTGAAAAAGGCGAAATTCCTGTTGGAGCAATCATTGTAGTTGCCGATAAAATCATTGCAAGAAGCCATAATTTAACCGAATTGCTTAATGATGTTACGGCTCATGCGGAAATGCAGGCGATAACAGCTGCTGCCAATTTCTTAGGTGGAAAATACCTTAAAGACTGTACGTTGTATGTTACCCTCGAACCTTGCCAAATGTGTGCGGGAGCTTTGTATTGGAGCCAGATTTCTAAAATTGTTTTTGGCGCACGCGATGAACATCGGGGTTTTATGACCATGGGAACCAAATTACACCCCAAAACGACTGTGGTTTCCGGAGTGATGGCCAATGAAGCTGCCGATTTGATGAAGCGTTTTTTTGTAGAGAGACGGAAATAA